Proteins from a genomic interval of Quercus robur chromosome 9, dhQueRobu3.1, whole genome shotgun sequence:
- the LOC126699029 gene encoding uncharacterized protein LOC126699029, translating to MSPIPSFDLGIHLTPPDIQQEPPSDSMSIGPSSAINPPHVHVEEAGGLPVQQEGRPKRISKAPPCGTGGHKHGHNAGPEASDEGHARPPPYYTRWHKVQKR from the exons ATGTCACCCATTCCATCCTTTGACTTGGGTATTCATCTAACCCCACCTGACATACAGCAGGAGCCACCCTCCGACAGTATGTCTATTGGCCCTTCATCAGCCATTAACCCACCCCATGTTCATGTTGAGGAAGCTGGTGGGTTACCTGTTCAACAAGAAGGTCGGCCGAAACGCATATCAAAGGCACCTCCTTGTGGGACAGGGGGGCACAAACATGGACACAACGCTGGACCCGAGGCATCTGACGAAGGACATGCAAGACCTCCTCCTTATTATACGAGATGGCATAAGGTCCAAAAAAG ATGA